Proteins encoded together in one Deinococcus aerophilus window:
- a CDS encoding beta-galactosidase, translated as MTQSTSTPAPHLLLGSCDYPEHVPQDRWAAYAQQQKELGLTFVRIAEFAWSRMEPRPGEYDWSWLDTAIDAYHAAGMRVVLCTPTATPPAWLIRAHPEILPVDAQGRVREFGARRHYDFASPVYREHSRRITRAMAERYGGHPAVAGWQTDNEFGCHNTSRSYGGASAAAFPGWLERRYGTLDALNAAWGNVFWSMEYTAWEQIKPPNLTVAEPNPSHVLDFYRFASDMIAGFQAEQVAILRELSPGRFVTHNFMIFEMGFDHYDVARGLDFVTWDNYPLGMLEFFAPPGSGEDVKTHFARTGHPDLIAFNHDLYRGLLGRKNALGRDGQGTPNGPWVMEQQCGQVNWAPFNPLPADGAVQLWTAQAWAHGADVVSYFRWRAATMAQEVMHSGLLRHDETPDRGFAEVAGLDTTQFPVGGVPAKVAVLHDYDSLWLYDEQKHSASLSYWTQTLAYYSALRALGVDVDVIHADADLSGYAVIVAPAITLVPQQRAAHWTAAVKGGARLVCGPRTAFRTPGGETWADGQFGPLSELVGARLLQYDSLRPTLSQHVTGDGGTFEAHAWAESYRVKGAETLYTYSGGPLDGQSAVIRHGNVTVIGAHSSELIGTVLAGVLAEADVATTPLPGGVRLSRRAGRTLLQNWNPERVEWNGQMLEPVSFTVLEDAVLESAHA; from the coding sequence ATGACCCAATCCACCTCTACCCCTGCCCCCCATCTCCTTCTCGGCTCCTGCGACTACCCGGAGCACGTGCCCCAGGACCGCTGGGCCGCTTACGCGCAGCAGCAAAAGGAGCTGGGGCTGACCTTCGTCCGCATCGCCGAGTTTGCCTGGAGCCGCATGGAACCGCGTCCCGGCGAGTACGACTGGAGCTGGCTGGACACCGCCATCGACGCCTACCACGCCGCCGGTATGCGCGTCGTGCTGTGTACGCCCACCGCCACGCCGCCCGCATGGCTCATACGCGCCCACCCCGAAATCCTGCCCGTAGACGCCCAGGGCCGCGTGCGTGAATTCGGCGCGCGGCGGCACTACGACTTTGCCAGTCCGGTGTACCGCGAGCATTCCCGGCGCATCACGCGGGCGATGGCCGAACGCTACGGCGGGCATCCGGCGGTGGCCGGCTGGCAGACCGACAACGAGTTCGGCTGCCACAACACCTCCCGCAGCTACGGAGGCGCGAGCGCAGCCGCCTTTCCCGGCTGGCTGGAACGCAGGTACGGCACGCTGGACGCCCTGAACGCGGCCTGGGGCAATGTCTTCTGGAGCATGGAATACACGGCCTGGGAGCAGATCAAGCCGCCGAACCTGACGGTGGCCGAGCCGAACCCGTCGCATGTGCTGGACTTCTACCGCTTCGCCTCGGACATGATCGCCGGGTTTCAGGCCGAACAGGTGGCGATTCTGCGCGAGCTGTCGCCGGGGCGCTTCGTCACGCACAATTTCATGATCTTCGAGATGGGTTTTGACCACTACGATGTGGCGCGGGGACTGGACTTCGTGACCTGGGACAACTACCCACTGGGCATGCTGGAGTTCTTCGCTCCGCCCGGCAGCGGTGAGGACGTCAAGACCCACTTTGCCCGCACGGGACACCCAGACCTGATCGCCTTCAACCATGACCTGTACCGGGGCCTGCTGGGTAGAAAGAATGCGCTGGGACGCGACGGCCAGGGCACCCCGAACGGTCCCTGGGTGATGGAGCAGCAGTGCGGACAGGTCAACTGGGCGCCCTTTAACCCGCTGCCCGCCGACGGCGCGGTGCAACTCTGGACGGCGCAGGCCTGGGCGCACGGTGCGGACGTGGTGAGCTACTTCCGCTGGCGGGCGGCCACCATGGCGCAGGAAGTCATGCACTCCGGCCTGCTCAGACACGATGAAACGCCGGACCGGGGTTTTGCCGAGGTGGCCGGGCTGGACACCACGCAGTTTCCGGTGGGCGGGGTGCCAGCAAAAGTCGCTGTGCTGCACGACTACGACAGCCTGTGGCTGTACGACGAGCAAAAGCACAGCGCGTCCCTGAGCTACTGGACGCAGACCCTGGCCTACTACTCGGCGCTGCGGGCGCTGGGGGTGGACGTGGACGTGATTCATGCCGACGCGGACCTGAGCGGCTACGCCGTGATCGTCGCTCCCGCCATCACGCTCGTCCCGCAGCAGCGGGCGGCGCACTGGACCGCGGCAGTCAAAGGCGGTGCGCGGCTGGTCTGCGGCCCACGCACCGCCTTCCGCACGCCCGGCGGAGAAACCTGGGCCGACGGGCAGTTCGGCCCGCTGTCGGAGCTGGTGGGCGCGAGGCTGCTTCAGTACGATTCGCTGCGCCCCACCCTCTCCCAGCACGTGACCGGCGACGGCGGGACCTTCGAGGCCCACGCCTGGGCCGAGAGCTACCGCGTGAAGGGAGCCGAAACGCTGTACACCTACTCCGGCGGCCCGCTGGACGGCCAGAGCGCCGTGATCCGCCACGGCAACGTGACCGTGATCGGCGCGCACAGCAGCGAACTGATCGGTACGGTGCTGGCCGGGGTGCTGGCAGAGGCGGACGTGGCCACCACCCCGTTGCCCGGGGGCGTGCGCCTCAGCCGCCGGGCGGGGCGGACCCTGCTGCAGAACTGGAACCCGGAACGGGTGGAGTGGAACGGGCAAATGCTGGAGCCGGTCAGCTTCACTGTGCTGGAGGACGCCGTGCTGGAGAGCGCCCATGCCTGA
- a CDS encoding carbohydrate ABC transporter permease, producing the protein MTARPQVAVPVSPGVTPRKRTGALWLHLALLPLALIFLAPLWIMAVFSTHPETAIFSPNPPLWFGGAFMENFRGLQADTNFLRTLFNSTMIASLYTVFSMLLTSMGGYAFAKFDFPGKNWLFGLILATLTIPTFVTIIPQFILVARDLKLSNTYWAVILPTLANTIGIFYMRQAFQTVPSDLLNAARIDGASEGRIFWQIALPIVRPALAALAILLFLASWNDYLWPLIVLTQKDSYTMPVALGTLVGLTRVSWGGIMVGTAIATIPFLVLFLSLQRHFVAGIAGGAVKD; encoded by the coding sequence ATGACCGCCAGACCGCAGGTGGCCGTCCCGGTTTCGCCGGGCGTCACGCCCCGCAAACGCACGGGCGCCCTCTGGCTGCATCTGGCCCTGCTGCCGCTGGCGCTGATCTTTCTGGCCCCGCTGTGGATCATGGCCGTGTTCAGCACCCACCCGGAAACGGCCATCTTCAGCCCCAATCCGCCGCTGTGGTTCGGCGGTGCATTCATGGAAAACTTCCGGGGACTGCAGGCCGACACCAACTTCTTGCGGACGCTGTTCAACAGCACCATGATCGCTTCGCTGTACACGGTCTTCAGCATGCTGCTCACCAGCATGGGCGGCTACGCCTTCGCCAAGTTTGATTTTCCCGGCAAGAACTGGCTGTTCGGCCTGATCCTGGCGACACTGACCATTCCCACCTTCGTGACCATCATTCCGCAGTTCATTCTGGTGGCGCGCGATCTGAAGCTCTCGAACACCTACTGGGCGGTCATCCTGCCCACGCTGGCGAACACCATCGGCATTTTCTACATGCGTCAGGCCTTCCAGACCGTTCCCAGCGATCTGCTGAATGCCGCGCGCATCGACGGCGCCTCGGAGGGCCGCATCTTCTGGCAGATCGCGCTGCCCATCGTGCGTCCGGCGCTGGCGGCGCTGGCGATTCTGCTGTTCCTGGCTTCCTGGAACGATTACTTGTGGCCGCTGATCGTGCTGACCCAGAAGGACAGCTACACCATGCCGGTGGCGCTGGGCACCCTGGTGGGCCTGACCCGCGTGTCGTGGGGCGGCATCATGGTGGGAACGGCGATTGCTACCATTCCCTTTCTGGTGCTGTTCCTGTCGCTGCAGCGGCATTTTGTGGCCGGCATCGCGGGCGGGGCCGTCAAGGATTGA
- a CDS encoding carbohydrate ABC transporter permease codes for MTTSQPLSPPPRRAGRWARTPKAPYLFILPYLLIFATFWAWPIVSSFLMSFKDSRLGADAPYALSNWSRLIEDEFFRTALRNTMVILVVQVPLMLSLATVLAVALNSKLLKAAGWFRFAFFAPLVVGTVAYSAVFRLLFNTDFGVVNRALTGIGLPAVDWLNQSGPAMSVIIMAMTWRWTGYNAIILLAGLQGISEDVYEAASIDGATPAQQFWKITLPLLRPTLLFCMVLSVIGTLQLFTEPALITNSGPGNATMTLGTYLYQQGFRSFNFGYASAIAYTVAAIAAVFSLIQLRLFGRER; via the coding sequence ATGACCACTTCACAGCCGCTGTCTCCCCCACCCCGGCGCGCAGGACGCTGGGCGCGCACGCCCAAGGCGCCGTACCTGTTTATCCTGCCGTACCTGCTGATCTTTGCCACCTTCTGGGCGTGGCCCATCGTCAGCTCGTTTCTGATGAGCTTCAAGGACTCGCGGCTGGGGGCAGACGCACCCTACGCCCTGTCCAACTGGTCCCGGCTGATCGAGGACGAGTTCTTCCGCACGGCCCTGCGCAATACCATGGTGATTCTGGTGGTCCAGGTGCCGCTGATGCTGTCGCTGGCCACCGTGCTGGCCGTGGCCCTGAACAGCAAACTTCTGAAGGCCGCCGGATGGTTCCGTTTCGCCTTCTTTGCGCCGCTGGTGGTGGGGACGGTGGCGTACTCGGCAGTGTTCCGGCTGCTGTTCAACACCGATTTCGGCGTGGTCAACCGTGCCCTGACCGGAATTGGCCTGCCCGCCGTGGACTGGCTCAACCAGTCCGGGCCGGCCATGTCGGTGATCATCATGGCCATGACCTGGCGCTGGACCGGCTACAACGCCATCATTCTGCTGGCCGGCCTGCAGGGCATCAGCGAGGACGTGTACGAGGCGGCCAGCATCGACGGAGCCACACCCGCGCAGCAGTTCTGGAAGATCACGCTGCCGCTGCTGCGCCCCACCCTGCTGTTCTGCATGGTCCTGAGCGTGATCGGCACGCTGCAACTGTTCACCGAACCCGCCCTGATCACCAACAGCGGCCCCGGCAACGCCACCATGACGCTGGGCACCTACCTGTACCAGCAGGGGTTCCGCTCGTTTAACTTCGGCTACGCCAGCGCCATCGCCTACACCGTGGCCGCCATCGCCGCCGTGTTCAGCCTGATCCAGCTTCGCCTGTTCGGGAGGGAAAGATGA
- a CDS encoding ABC transporter substrate-binding protein, which produces MKKLVLSLSALLLAGSAAAQDLSGTITVWSWDAAAKALESTIPSFNKKYPNVKVKVEDLGNQNVYDRGLAGCAAGGQDMPDVYSIENNEAEVFWARFPNCFVDLNTKGADKLVKDFPAFKWTELMAGNKRYAMPWDSGPVVMFYRRDLYQQAGVNPDSIKTWDDFIAAGKKVNAKFGNNVKLATIANGQDDEWFRMLANQNGCFYFDNAAKAVTVNQPGCVTALNTIKKLYDAQVVTTGDWGGQITNIKAGKTASAMFGAWYEGTIRTNAPDQKGKWGVYLMPASKAGGVRASNLGGSALAIPSSSKNQAAAYAFLEHALATAGGQVTMLKSQGLVPSLLSATKDPYVKTAQPYWGNQPVWQTILGTLGDVPQARGTQYFQDARQIMIVVQADYIKGRYKTAKEALDDAAKKISSATGLPVAK; this is translated from the coding sequence ATGAAGAAACTCGTACTGTCCCTGTCTGCCCTGCTGCTCGCCGGTTCCGCCGCCGCCCAGGACCTGTCCGGCACCATCACCGTCTGGTCGTGGGACGCGGCCGCCAAGGCCCTGGAGAGCACCATTCCCAGCTTCAACAAGAAGTACCCCAACGTGAAGGTGAAGGTGGAGGATCTGGGCAACCAGAACGTGTATGACCGCGGGCTGGCCGGCTGCGCCGCCGGGGGCCAAGACATGCCCGACGTTTACTCCATCGAGAACAACGAGGCCGAGGTGTTCTGGGCGCGTTTCCCGAACTGCTTTGTTGACCTGAACACCAAGGGCGCCGACAAGCTGGTCAAGGATTTCCCGGCCTTCAAGTGGACCGAGCTGATGGCGGGCAACAAACGCTACGCCATGCCGTGGGATTCCGGCCCCGTGGTGATGTTCTACCGCCGGGACCTGTACCAGCAGGCCGGCGTCAACCCGGACAGCATCAAGACCTGGGATGACTTCATCGCGGCGGGCAAGAAGGTCAATGCCAAGTTCGGCAACAACGTGAAGCTGGCAACCATCGCCAACGGCCAGGACGACGAGTGGTTCCGGATGCTCGCCAACCAGAACGGCTGCTTCTACTTCGACAACGCGGCCAAGGCCGTGACGGTTAACCAGCCCGGATGCGTGACGGCGCTGAACACCATCAAGAAGCTGTACGACGCGCAGGTGGTCACCACCGGCGACTGGGGCGGCCAGATCACCAACATCAAGGCGGGCAAGACCGCCAGCGCCATGTTCGGCGCGTGGTACGAGGGCACCATCCGCACCAACGCCCCGGACCAGAAGGGCAAGTGGGGCGTGTACCTGATGCCCGCCTCCAAGGCCGGGGGCGTGCGCGCCAGCAACCTGGGCGGCAGCGCCCTGGCGATTCCCAGCTCCAGCAAGAACCAGGCCGCGGCCTACGCCTTCCTGGAACATGCCCTGGCCACCGCTGGCGGTCAGGTCACCATGCTCAAGTCCCAGGGTCTGGTTCCCAGCCTGCTGAGCGCCACCAAGGACCCCTACGTGAAGACCGCGCAGCCGTACTGGGGCAACCAGCCCGTGTGGCAGACCATTCTGGGCACCCTGGGTGACGTTCCCCAGGCACGCGGCACGCAGTACTTCCAGGACGCCCGTCAGATCATGATCGTGGTGCAGGCCGACTACATCAAGGGCCGCTACAAGACCGCCAAGGAAGCCCTGGACGACGCGGCCAAGAAGATCAGCAGCGCCACGGGCCTGCCTGTCGCCAAGTAA
- a CDS encoding DeoR/GlpR family DNA-binding transcription regulator produces the protein MIQARRGEILSLVQQNGEVSATELSKLLGVSEVTVRSDLNALAHAGQLRRTRGGARLPLDVIRESPLEETRRKHAAAKRRIGRAAAALVRDGETVFLDVGSTTTEVTRALSPTLRDVTVITNGLNIALELERLPNLRVIVTGGTLRPLQHSLVSPYALGVLRHVHADRLFLGCNGLSAAAGVTNANHEEAEIKRLMVEQARAVVVVADHSKLGQVSRAQVAPAEAVTILITDRQPGAPPAELRGVIPSIELV, from the coding sequence TTGATTCAGGCCCGCAGAGGAGAAATCCTATCTCTGGTTCAGCAAAACGGCGAGGTCTCCGCAACAGAACTTTCAAAACTCCTGGGGGTTTCGGAAGTTACAGTTCGCAGCGACCTGAACGCCCTGGCACATGCTGGACAGCTGCGGCGCACGCGCGGCGGCGCGCGGCTCCCCCTGGACGTGATCCGCGAATCCCCGCTGGAGGAAACCCGCCGCAAGCACGCAGCGGCCAAGCGGCGCATCGGGCGCGCGGCGGCGGCACTCGTGCGCGACGGCGAGACGGTTTTTCTGGACGTGGGCAGCACCACCACCGAGGTGACCCGCGCCCTCTCCCCCACCCTGCGCGACGTAACGGTAATCACCAACGGCCTGAACATCGCGCTGGAACTGGAGCGTCTGCCCAACCTGCGGGTCATCGTGACGGGCGGCACCCTGAGGCCGCTGCAACACTCGCTGGTCAGTCCCTACGCGTTGGGCGTGCTGCGTCATGTTCACGCCGACCGGCTGTTCCTGGGCTGCAACGGCCTGAGCGCCGCCGCAGGCGTGACCAATGCCAACCACGAGGAAGCCGAGATCAAGCGGCTGATGGTCGAGCAGGCGCGCGCGGTGGTGGTGGTCGCCGACCACAGCAAGCTCGGACAGGTCAGCCGCGCACAGGTGGCCCCCGCCGAGGCCGTGACCATCCTGATCACCGACCGACAGCCGGGGGCGCCGCCCGCCGAGTTGCGCGGCGTCATTCCCAGCATCGAACTCGTTTAG
- a CDS encoding FKBP-type peptidyl-prolyl cis-trans isomerase, which translates to MSAEGLKIEKYEEGTGTPAQTGKMVRVHYTGMLENGQKFDSSRDRGEPIEFPLGVGYVIPGWDQGIAQLRVGDKAKLTIPAALGYGEAGVPGVIPGGATLIFDVELVDVR; encoded by the coding sequence ATGAGCGCCGAAGGCTTGAAGATCGAGAAATATGAAGAGGGCACGGGAACTCCGGCACAGACCGGGAAAATGGTCCGCGTGCATTACACCGGCATGCTGGAAAACGGCCAGAAGTTCGATTCCAGCCGCGACCGGGGAGAGCCCATCGAGTTTCCGCTGGGGGTGGGCTACGTGATTCCCGGCTGGGATCAGGGCATCGCGCAGCTGCGGGTGGGCGACAAGGCCAAACTGACCATTCCCGCCGCACTGGGCTACGGCGAGGCGGGCGTGCCCGGTGTGATTCCCGGCGGCGCGACCCTGATCTTCGATGTGGAACTCGTCGACGTGCGCTGA
- the lepB gene encoding signal peptidase I, producing the protein MSTSPPPSRPATALRRAWRTWILGALLPVYLLTTLGGTLARVDGDSMNETLRSGDVLLLLKYPRWLRAAGLPTPYPRRGDLLIFKAPPDSPYSYETLWGVRHRPYNVKRAVALAGDSVAVQDGRVVVNGVPLREPYASEGFVADQPALTVPPGKVWVIGDNRRLGASLDSRAYGLVALSDTAGPANLRLWPRPGWVGGLGWGDPEVRRKGPDGGAGEAGSHTRLLTFGV; encoded by the coding sequence GTGAGTACTTCTCCGCCCCCTTCCCGCCCGGCCACAGCGCTGCGGCGGGCCTGGCGTACCTGGATTCTGGGGGCGCTGCTGCCGGTGTATCTGCTGACCACCCTGGGGGGAACGCTGGCCCGGGTGGACGGCGACTCCATGAACGAGACGCTGCGCAGCGGCGACGTGCTGCTGCTGCTGAAGTATCCGCGCTGGCTGCGGGCCGCCGGCCTGCCCACGCCGTATCCGCGCCGGGGTGATCTGCTGATCTTCAAGGCCCCGCCGGACAGTCCCTACAGTTACGAGACCCTGTGGGGAGTGCGCCACCGTCCCTACAACGTCAAGCGGGCGGTGGCCCTGGCCGGAGACAGCGTGGCCGTGCAGGACGGCCGGGTGGTGGTCAATGGAGTGCCCCTGCGTGAACCCTATGCCAGCGAGGGCTTTGTGGCCGATCAACCTGCGCTGACGGTGCCGCCGGGCAAGGTCTGGGTCATCGGGGACAACCGCCGCCTGGGGGCCAGCCTGGACAGCCGGGCGTACGGCCTGGTGGCCCTGAGCGACACCGCCGGTCCGGCCAACCTGCGGCTGTGGCCCCGGCCCGGGTGGGTGGGTGGGCTGGGCTGGGGCGATCCCGAGGTTCGGCGGAAAGGGCCAGACGGCGGCGCGGGGGAAGCAGGCTCTCACACTCGGTTGCTAACGTTCGGCGTATGA
- a CDS encoding DUF2259 domain-containing protein — MRPLLALALTANFAAALANERIPVDHVRFSGDSSRVMVLTSGLRDGSGLGTAQLRVFSTSSGVALYTRDRTADAAPNTLRWNLLTQPPAPTKLAAFGLLPGVVSSAKYNRVYPQPYPQWSDGLGAGQTGVIPVNLWSGPVPITLRVYALPSSCPYPDMLQSGDIPAGFSLTVNSQTIHLDTALPPERRCAARYALERVDVRGNRVLMTVRSYGPGFEGPDATAVFVAATLH; from the coding sequence ATGCGACCTCTGCTGGCCCTGGCCCTGACCGCCAACTTTGCCGCCGCGCTGGCGAACGAGCGGATTCCGGTGGATCATGTCCGCTTCTCGGGCGACTCCTCACGGGTGATGGTGCTGACCTCGGGACTCCGGGACGGTTCCGGCCTCGGCACCGCGCAGCTCAGGGTCTTCAGCACGTCCTCGGGAGTGGCGCTGTACACCCGGGACCGCACGGCCGACGCCGCGCCCAACACCCTGCGCTGGAATCTGCTCACCCAGCCGCCTGCACCGACCAAGCTTGCGGCCTTCGGCCTGTTGCCCGGAGTGGTCTCCAGCGCAAAGTACAACCGTGTCTATCCGCAGCCCTACCCGCAGTGGAGTGACGGCCTGGGTGCGGGACAGACGGGCGTGATTCCGGTGAATCTGTGGTCGGGGCCGGTGCCGATCACGCTCCGGGTGTACGCCCTGCCGTCCTCCTGCCCGTACCCCGACATGCTGCAGTCGGGTGACATTCCCGCCGGCTTCAGCCTGACAGTGAACAGTCAGACCATTCACCTGGACACGGCCCTGCCCCCTGAGCGCCGCTGCGCTGCCCGTTACGCGCTGGAGCGTGTGGACGTGCGCGGCAACCGCGTCCTTATGACCGTGCGCTCCTATGGCCCGGGATTCGAGGGGCCCGATGCCACGGCGGTCTTCGTGGCGGCGACGCTGCACTGA
- a CDS encoding VOC family protein: MTASPQTSPVQGLHHVTVMASDPQRNIDFYSRVLGQRLVKVTVNFDDPGTYHLYYGDLTGQPGTVMTHFPWPGAQRGVRGNGEVVATAYSAPATSVDYWQERLTAQGMKVQAGRRFGHPTLTFDDPDGTWVELVFEDGAPVEVWPASPVPAEHALRGFHSVTAWVERTQGVRELLVGQLGFTEVGQEPDPHGTRTRFQGSGDGPDGSGVGLFVDVVERPGAARGSFGAGSIHHVALRTRDDAEQAAYLAQLTAAGHAPTPVQDRQYFHSIYFREHSGVLFEIATDAPGFPDDEPVSELGRHLKLPAWYEARRPTIEAHLPRIVSPEYGVTLGTRDLGTGPQATAQTAASSDIQVLTAGRPPQQARVATVLLHGRGGTAQDILGLEGQLNLSAFAYLAPQAPGNSWYPQSFLAPLEQNQPELDTALATIDAVLEELQAQGIPPQNVVLAGFSQGACLALEYAGRDRKLGGVVALSGALITLDHTGDLGGLPVYMGVAPDDAHIPLQRFEASADHLRARGAAVEARVFPGLGHAINTQELDAMRTLMQNVAAHLDSARE, from the coding sequence ATGACTGCATCCCCCCAGACCTCCCCCGTTCAGGGCCTGCACCACGTCACCGTGATGGCGAGCGACCCGCAGCGCAACATCGACTTCTACAGCCGGGTGCTCGGGCAGCGGCTGGTCAAGGTCACGGTGAACTTTGACGATCCGGGCACCTACCACCTGTATTACGGCGACCTCACCGGGCAGCCGGGCACGGTCATGACCCACTTTCCATGGCCCGGAGCGCAGCGCGGCGTGCGGGGCAACGGCGAGGTGGTGGCCACCGCCTACAGCGCCCCGGCGACCTCTGTGGATTACTGGCAAGAACGCCTGACGGCGCAGGGCATGAAGGTGCAGGCAGGGCGCCGTTTCGGCCACCCCACCCTGACCTTCGACGACCCGGACGGCACCTGGGTCGAGCTGGTGTTTGAGGACGGTGCGCCGGTGGAGGTGTGGCCTGCTTCCCCGGTTCCTGCAGAGCACGCCCTGCGCGGATTTCATTCGGTGACGGCCTGGGTGGAGCGAACGCAGGGGGTGCGCGAACTGCTCGTCGGACAGCTGGGTTTCACGGAAGTGGGGCAGGAACCTGACCCCCACGGCACGCGCACCCGCTTCCAGGGCAGCGGCGACGGCCCGGACGGCTCCGGCGTCGGCCTGTTCGTGGACGTGGTGGAACGGCCCGGCGCGGCGCGCGGCTCGTTCGGGGCGGGCAGCATTCACCACGTTGCGCTGCGAACGCGCGACGACGCCGAGCAGGCGGCGTATCTGGCGCAGCTGACGGCGGCGGGCCACGCGCCCACGCCCGTGCAGGACCGGCAGTACTTTCACAGCATCTACTTCCGGGAACACAGCGGGGTGCTTTTCGAGATCGCCACCGACGCCCCCGGCTTTCCCGATGATGAACCGGTGAGCGAGCTGGGCCGTCACCTCAAGCTCCCCGCATGGTATGAAGCCCGCCGTCCCACCATCGAGGCACATCTGCCCCGCATTGTTTCGCCCGAATACGGCGTGACGCTGGGCACGCGCGACCTGGGAACCGGCCCCCAGGCCACCGCGCAGACAGCGGCCTCCTCTGACATCCAGGTTCTGACCGCCGGACGCCCCCCACAACAGGCCCGTGTGGCCACTGTCCTGCTGCACGGACGGGGAGGCACGGCCCAGGACATTCTGGGGCTGGAAGGACAGCTCAATCTCAGTGCCTTTGCCTATCTGGCCCCGCAGGCGCCTGGCAACAGCTGGTATCCGCAGTCCTTCCTGGCTCCGCTGGAGCAGAACCAGCCCGAGCTGGACACCGCCCTGGCCACCATTGACGCGGTGCTGGAGGAACTGCAGGCCCAGGGAATCCCCCCACAGAACGTGGTGCTGGCCGGGTTCAGCCAGGGCGCGTGCCTGGCGCTGGAATACGCGGGCAGGGACCGGAAGCTGGGCGGCGTGGTGGCCCTGAGCGGCGCCCTGATCACGCTGGACCACACGGGCGACCTGGGCGGCCTGCCGGTCTACATGGGGGTGGCCCCCGACGACGCCCACATTCCGCTGCAGCGCTTCGAGGCCAGCGCCGACCACCTGCGTGCGCGCGGCGCGGCGGTGGAGGCCCGCGTGTTTCCCGGCCTGGGCCACGCCATCAATACGCAGGAGCTGGACGCCATGCGGACTTTGATGCAAAACGTTGCCGCACATCTGGATTCCGCCCGGGAATGA
- a CDS encoding MarR family winged helix-turn-helix transcriptional regulator, with product MPNRFEGSEDQRAALDAYIKLWRAAQAVEVAANRHLTDHGLTISQFAVLEAVYHLGPLSQRQLADKILRSSGNLTMVIDNLERDGLVRRERDLNDRRVFQVTLTDAGHALISRILPGHAQGIHELFGVLEPDELAQLTALTRKLGLGVSARRTGEPAQTGGKTPRRRPARPPG from the coding sequence ATGCCGAACCGCTTTGAAGGGTCTGAAGACCAGCGGGCCGCGCTGGACGCCTACATTAAGCTGTGGCGCGCCGCGCAGGCCGTGGAGGTTGCGGCCAACCGTCACCTGACAGATCACGGCCTGACCATCAGCCAGTTCGCGGTGCTGGAGGCGGTCTACCACCTGGGGCCTCTGAGTCAGCGTCAGCTGGCCGACAAGATCCTGCGCTCCAGCGGCAACCTGACCATGGTGATCGACAACCTGGAGCGTGACGGACTCGTACGGCGCGAACGCGACCTCAATGACCGCCGCGTCTTTCAGGTCACCCTGACCGACGCCGGCCACGCCCTGATCTCGCGCATCCTGCCCGGACACGCCCAGGGGATTCACGAGCTGTTCGGCGTGCTGGAGCCGGATGAACTCGCCCAGCTCACGGCGCTGACCCGCAAGCTGGGGCTGGGCGTCAGCGCCCGGCGCACCGGGGAACCGGCCCAGACCGGCGGGAAGACGCCGCGCCGACGCCCGGCACGCCCCCCTGGGTAG